TTGGATGAGGTAGACATCACAACCCCTGATCGATTCCTGAATTTGAACGTATAGTTCCCCATCCGCAAATCTTTTGCGAATCATAGGGCCTAAGTCCATACCCAGATAACGAGCTACTTCTTGAGAAAGTGGGATGTTAGAAGAGCCAGAAAACAGCCGCAGGCGATGATTTTCAGTCAGTCCTGTTGCAGTTGGCTGCAGTTTAAAAGTTGCAGAACTGAGCACAGCAGATCCTCGATGTGCATTCATGGCAATCTTAGCATTAGATATTTAGTAGATTTAACTGGACGAGAGTAAAAAAAACATCTGTGTGTTTTTTTGAAGCTTTCATAAGGACTTTAAATATTTCTCAATATAATCATCTGCTTATTTTTCGTTCCTTGCGACAAACAAAATATCATACAGATTAGCCTATGCCAGAACCTAGTGTGAACTCAGTTGATTAGTAGCACAACCAAGTTTTTGAGACTTGGATTGGCATACCAGAATACGCTATTAATTATATTGCTAACTCAAGTGTGATTATTCATCAGCTAGTTGATGTCACACTGTAGCAATTAAGAAATAGCATCATTAAACAAACAAATACATCAATATATTTGACTGCTCATGCAATATTCTGAGATATTGCCTCCAGAATTATAATATAAACTGACAAACTAAATTTTTGGTTGTCAATAGCCAAAATTTTTTTAGTTTAGAAAATCAGCTTTATTATCTCCTGCTTAGATTATAGTTTATGAGTTGCCAACTTAAATAGTGGAAATTCATATTTTGTCTAAGTCACAGTTTTTCAGAGGTTGAGTAATCAAAAGACGGTTAGTTATCCTTCAGCCCAGGCTCAAGGGTAGGAATGCAATGGTTCAAGAGCAGCCAAAATCATGGGCTAGGGGTTAAGCAAGCGCGATCGCTCAATTGAGAGCAAAGCAGCTAACTGCAAAATTCCTGGCTCTATTTTCTTAGCTTATTTCGATTGCTGAAGTATGTTTAAATGATTTTTTGCTATCTTCAAAAATAATTTTTTGAGTCTAGTGAACTGTGCTATCAATCTCAATGTCAGCCGTAATCATAAAACCGGATAAATTCTACCACGGCAATTAAAACCATCAATACCGTATTTTTATGAATTGAGAAATTTATTTTGTGCAGATTTTAGTCAATTACCACAATTTGTCCTTTGTAATTATCACATGACATTTTTCATTGATCATTTATAAGTCAAGCCAATAGTCAAAATTTTAGGCAGTAGGGAGTGGAGAGTAGGAAATAGGGATATCAAGGCAAGATTTTTTTATGAGTCAGTAATTTTATGAAGTGATGAGGGGAATGACCAATCTCGTGTTAGTACATATGTATTTATTTACTGTTTCCAGCTCCCTACTCATACAAATCAAATCGGCTTATTATAATAAGCGATAAACCGATCCAAAGTTTGCGTAGCGTTCCACAATCAGCATAGATAGAACACATTGCTTGCTAGTTTAGCTGCGGTGTAGGGTAGAATATCGCCGCAGGTAATGTTGTCGCCGCTTTGATTTATCTTGGTGGGTGACTACTTCCTCCTGAGTTGCCTTTACACTCTATTGATGACCATGCAACCACCAATTTTAATTGGCTCTGTCCTGCAAAATCGTTACCGCATCGTGCAAATTCTCGGACAAGGAGGATTTGGTAGAACCTACTTGGCGGAAGACCAGAGACGCTTTAACGAACTGTGTGCGATTAAGGAACTGATTCCGACACCGACAGCAACGTCCTCTTGGGAAAAGGCGCAAGAACTTTTCCACCGAGAGGCTGCTATTTTATATCAGATAGAAAATCCGCAAGTACCAAAATTCCGGGAAAAATTTGAGCAAGACCAGCGCTTATTCTTAGTACAGGATTATGTAGCTGGGAAAACTTATCGAGAACTGCTAACCCAACGCCAAACTGCTGGCCAAGCCTTTACTGAGCTAGAAGTATTACAATTAATCCGCTCATTGTTACCTGTGTTGGAACATATCCACGGGCGCGGTATTATCCACCGGGATATTTCTCCAGATAACATTATTTTGCGAGACAGCGATTCTAAGCCAGTTTTAATTGATTTTGGTGTGGTTAAAGAACTGGCGACTCGTTTGCAATCTCCAGACATGACAACACCACTTACTACGGTGGGGAAATTAGGCTACTCACCCAGTGAACAAATGCAAACAGGACGGGCTTATCCTAGTAGTGATTTGTATGCTTTAGCAGTCACAGCTATTGTTTTATTAACTGGTAAGGAAGCATCAGAATTATTTGATGAAAACCAACTAAGTTGGACTTGGCAAAGGTGGGTGAGGGTAAATCCAACCTTTGCTCAGATTTTAAACCGGATGTTGAGTTACACACCAGGCGATCGCTTCCAATCTGCGGCGGAAGTATCCCAAGCACTACTATCTATAGACCAACCTAATAACGGTGTTCCTTCACTCCCAGACCTTTCCCGTGTGCAGACGGTTGCAGTCGGTCGTCGTCCCGATGTTGTTCAGCCACCCCCACTTACACCAAACAAACCAGACCCCATAATTCCCCCCAGCCGTAGTAACTCAGTTTTAGATAATCCTTTGGCGTTGGGTGCTATAGGTAGTGCTGTAGTAATTTTGGCTGGCGTTGGTTCTTGGGCTTTAGTAAGTTCTATTCGCAGCCACTCATCATCGCGTCCAGGTGAAACCCCTCCACCGCAAAGTTTCCCTTCACCAGTGGTAACTGGGGGTACTACTTTTGCCACCCCAACAGCAGAACCAGTAATTTTAAACAAACGTCTCAATTTAGGGGCTACTAATACAGCTACAGTTACGGACAATATCCAAGCAAATCAAATTATTCAGTATAGTTTCTTTGGGCAAGCAGGAGATAAACTTACTACCTTTATTGATCAAAGTGATGGGGTGTTATTAACTGTTACTAGCAATCAACAGCCAATTGAGCCTAGCGCCCAACAAGTTACGAACTATGTAGGCACATTACCTAATACTGGCAGATATACGATTCGATTGACTCTCAATCCTGGAGTTGCAGCAAGTGACTATAGTTTGACTGTAGCAGTAGAAAAACCCATTCAAGCAACACCAACACCTACACTTACACCAACACCAACACCTACAGAAACGCCAACATTCATACCAACACCTATACCCACACCTACACTCACTCCAACACCTACACTCACTCCAACACCCACACCCACACCGACAGAAACACCCACACCGACAGAAACACCTACTTTATTTCCTGAACCACAAACTACACCGTAAATGTCATCCTAGACAGTGTATTACAATATTTTTGAGTTTTGAGTCCTAAAAATTTAGAAGTAATTTTTAGTTATTACAGGAGGCAGAGAAGCAGCGAAGAATAAACTAATGACAACTGATCGAATTTTAGATTTTAAATTTTGGATTTTGGGTTGAAGATTCAAAACCCAAATTTAACAAGGTATATTCGCGTAGTGTCTCGTAGGGAAGCCTCTAAATTCATTCGGGGAATAAATCTCAAATCCGTGCATTGTTTGACAACTGACAACTAACAACTAACAAAAATTGTTGAAATCACTACTAATTACGGGAACTGATACAGAAGCTGGCAAAACTGCTCTGACTACAGTTTTGGCAGCTTACTGTCAAAAATACTACCCTCAAGGCAGTTGGGGGATTATGAAACCAATTCAATCGGGAATTGGCGATCGCGAATGGTATCAAAACTTGTTTACACTAGAGCAGTCCACAGCAGAGATGACACCTCTGTACTTTAGTGCGCCTCTAGCACCCCCCATCGCCGCCGCCAAAGAAAATAGACAAGTGGATTTAGCTATAGTTTGGCAGACTTTAACCCAATTGCGATCGCGTCTTGATTTAGTATTAGTTGAAGCTGTAGGGGGGTTGGGTTCCCCCATAACTGACGAGTTAACAGTGGCAGATTTAGCTGGGGAATGGCGTTTGCCTACAGTATTGGTAGTACCAGTAAAATTAGGTTCTTTGGGTCATGCAGTTGCTAATGTAGCCTTAGCTAGACAAGCGCGAGTTGATCTCAAAGGTATTGTCTTGAACTGCACACAGCCTCGTTCTGAGGAAGAAATCGCCAACTTAACACCAAAAGAGTTAATTCAATCTTTGACTAATGTTCCGGTGTTAGGTTGTTTACCTTATGTAGATGACTTTTCTGATTTTGAGAAACTAGCGCAAATTGCCTCTAATTTAGATTTGGAAACACTAAAGTAAATATTAGGTAGGATGTGTTACGGCTATGAATCCAAGACGAATTTTGAATTGGTATTATGTATAAACTTGTTGGGCAATGCCCATCATACTGCTACTTACTAATTGCAAAAAGCGATCGCTCCCAATCAACTAAGATAGAAACAATCCCTGCAAAGACTGCATATCATGGTTGAGCAAGTTTTAATCAATGCTGATGATTACTCTGTACCAGATGCCAACCAGCTAATGACGGAAGATGATACACCTGTGGATAACTTTGCATCTGCCAGACAACAGCGCTTGTTAGTTGGTTCGCTTTATAGTTCTTTACAAGACCAGACATTTTTAGCTGAGGCTAATGTTGGTATTTATCATACCGATGGTGAAGCGGCGATCGTTCCTGACGTATTTATTAGTTTTGATGTCCAAACTCCTGAAAACTGGTGGGAAAAACAAAACCGATGCTATTTGGTGTGGAAGTTTGGCAAGGTTCCAGAAGTGGTGATTGAAATTGTCTCGAATAAAGAAGGTGAGGAACTAGGCAAGAAATTAAGAATTTATGAAAAAATGCGGGTTATTTACTATGTTGTGTACGACCCGACTCAGCAATTAGGAGAAAAGACACTGCGTGTTTATCAGCTAAATGGTAGATACTACAGGGAAACACAAGAAACTTGGTTAGAACAAGTTGGTTTAGGCGTGACTTTGTGGACTGGTGAATTTGAAGGCAGACAAGATAATTGGTTACGCTGGTGTTATCAAGATGGTAGTGTTTTAGCTACTGGTGATGAATTGGCGCAGAGGGAAAGGTTAGAAAAGGAACAAGCTCAACAGCTTGCTCAACAAGAGCGCTTAGAAAAGGAACAGGCTCAACAGCTTGCTCAACAAGAGCGTTTGGAAAAGGAACAGGCTCAACAACGCGCCCAATTATTAGCAGAAAGACTTTTATCTTTGGGTATTGATCCTGAGAATCTTTAATATTAGGACTTATACACAAAGGTTGTCTGTTAAGACTAGGTATAAGGGTTTTGAATAGCCAGATTCTCACACCCCTATAGCTTTGCCAAAACTATTAATTCTTGTTGTTCATGCGTAAGTTTTGAGCATAAAAAATGGGAGTAATTAACATAAAAATTACTCCCATTTTTTATTTCTCAGCACTTTAGTGCTGACTACAAACTTATCTAGGCAAACGCGGCGGTTTTTACGTCGTTATTTGCGAGGATTTCTTGCAGTTCATCAGCATCTACGGTTTCTTTATCAACCAGCATTTGCGCGATTTGGTCGAGGATGTGGCGGTTATTTACCAACACATCTTTAGCACGGGTGTAGGCTGTGTCTACTAATTTACGAACTTCTTCGTCAATGGAGGCGGCTGTTTCTTCGGAGAAATCACGTTCTGACATGATGTCACGACCGAGGAACATGTTTCCTTGTTGACGACCAAGGGCGACAGGGCCTAATTTATCGCTCATGCCAAAGCGGGTGATCATTTGACGGGCTACACGGGCTACTTGTTGTAAGTCGTTGGAAGCACCTGTGGTAACTTCTTCTTCACCAAAGATGATTTCTTCAGCAATACGACCACCCAAAGCTACGGCCATCTGGTTTTCCAGATAAGCGCGGCTGTATAAGCCTGTATCCATGCGGTCTTCGCTGGGGGTGAACCAAGTCAAACCACCAGCACGTCCGCGAGGGATGATGCTGATTTTTTGTACGGGGTCATAGTCGGGCATTAATGCACCAACTAAGGCGTGACCGGCTTCGTGGTAAGCTACCAAAACTTTGCGTTTTTCGCTCATTACACGGTCTTTCTTCTCTGGCCCAGCCAACACGCGATCAATCGCATCGTTGATTTCGTCCATTGAGATTTCGGTCAAGTTGCGTCTTGCTGCTAAGATTGCGGCTTCGTTTAGCAGGTTGGACAAATCTGCACCTGTGAAACCTGGGGTACGACGAGCGATTTTATCCAAGTCCACATCTTTCGCCAATGTTTTACCACGGGCATGGACTTTGAGGATTTCGCTACGTCCGGCGTAGTCAGGACGGTCAACAACGACTTGACGGTCAAAACGACCGGGACGCAATAGGGCGGCATCGAGTACGTCGGGACGGTTGGTAGCAGCGATAATGATGATGCCGGTGTTACCTTCAAAACCATCCATTTCGGTGAGTAACTGGTTGAGGGTTTGTTCCCGTTCGTCGTTACCACCACCTAAACCTGCACCCCGTTGACGACCTACTGCGTCAATTTCATCGATGAAGACGATACAGGGAGCGTTGGTTTTAGCTTGTTCAAACAAGTCGCGGACGCGGGAAGCACCCACACCAACAAACATTTCCACAAACTCAGAACCAGAGATGGAGAAGAAAGGTACGCCAGCTTCCCCTGCTACTGCACGCGCTAGGAGGGTTTTACCTGTACCTGGAGGCCCTACTAACAGCACTCCTTTAGGAATTTTTGCACCAATGGCGGTAAAGCGATCGGCGTTTTTGAGGAAGTCTACGACTTCGTTTAGTTCTAATTTGGCTTGGTCAATACCCGCAACGTCACCGAAGGTAACTTGGGTTTGAGGTTCCATTTGCACTCTTGCTTTGGATTTGCCAAAGTTCATGGCTTGGCTACCAGGCCCGC
Above is a genomic segment from Nostoc sp. MS1 containing:
- a CDS encoding serine/threonine-protein kinase; the protein is MQPPILIGSVLQNRYRIVQILGQGGFGRTYLAEDQRRFNELCAIKELIPTPTATSSWEKAQELFHREAAILYQIENPQVPKFREKFEQDQRLFLVQDYVAGKTYRELLTQRQTAGQAFTELEVLQLIRSLLPVLEHIHGRGIIHRDISPDNIILRDSDSKPVLIDFGVVKELATRLQSPDMTTPLTTVGKLGYSPSEQMQTGRAYPSSDLYALAVTAIVLLTGKEASELFDENQLSWTWQRWVRVNPTFAQILNRMLSYTPGDRFQSAAEVSQALLSIDQPNNGVPSLPDLSRVQTVAVGRRPDVVQPPPLTPNKPDPIIPPSRSNSVLDNPLALGAIGSAVVILAGVGSWALVSSIRSHSSSRPGETPPPQSFPSPVVTGGTTFATPTAEPVILNKRLNLGATNTATVTDNIQANQIIQYSFFGQAGDKLTTFIDQSDGVLLTVTSNQQPIEPSAQQVTNYVGTLPNTGRYTIRLTLNPGVAASDYSLTVAVEKPIQATPTPTLTPTPTPTETPTFIPTPIPTPTLTPTPTLTPTPTPTPTETPTPTETPTLFPEPQTTP
- the bioD gene encoding dethiobiotin synthase encodes the protein MLKSLLITGTDTEAGKTALTTVLAAYCQKYYPQGSWGIMKPIQSGIGDREWYQNLFTLEQSTAEMTPLYFSAPLAPPIAAAKENRQVDLAIVWQTLTQLRSRLDLVLVEAVGGLGSPITDELTVADLAGEWRLPTVLVVPVKLGSLGHAVANVALARQARVDLKGIVLNCTQPRSEEEIANLTPKELIQSLTNVPVLGCLPYVDDFSDFEKLAQIASNLDLETLK
- a CDS encoding Uma2 family endonuclease gives rise to the protein MVEQVLINADDYSVPDANQLMTEDDTPVDNFASARQQRLLVGSLYSSLQDQTFLAEANVGIYHTDGEAAIVPDVFISFDVQTPENWWEKQNRCYLVWKFGKVPEVVIEIVSNKEGEELGKKLRIYEKMRVIYYVVYDPTQQLGEKTLRVYQLNGRYYRETQETWLEQVGLGVTLWTGEFEGRQDNWLRWCYQDGSVLATGDELAQRERLEKEQAQQLAQQERLEKEQAQQLAQQERLEKEQAQQRAQLLAERLLSLGIDPENL
- the ftsH3 gene encoding ATP-dependent zinc metalloprotease FtsH3; protein product: MNKRWRNAGLYALLFIVVIALGTAFFEKQPQNKESWRYSQFIQAVEGGKVERVSLSADRSTALVTPKDGSNKKLVTLVNDPELINTLTQKGVDISVLPQTDEGFWFKALSSLFFPVLLLVGLFFLLRRAQSGPGSQAMNFGKSKARVQMEPQTQVTFGDVAGIDQAKLELNEVVDFLKNADRFTAIGAKIPKGVLLVGPPGTGKTLLARAVAGEAGVPFFSISGSEFVEMFVGVGASRVRDLFEQAKTNAPCIVFIDEIDAVGRQRGAGLGGGNDEREQTLNQLLTEMDGFEGNTGIIIIAATNRPDVLDAALLRPGRFDRQVVVDRPDYAGRSEILKVHARGKTLAKDVDLDKIARRTPGFTGADLSNLLNEAAILAARRNLTEISMDEINDAIDRVLAGPEKKDRVMSEKRKVLVAYHEAGHALVGALMPDYDPVQKISIIPRGRAGGLTWFTPSEDRMDTGLYSRAYLENQMAVALGGRIAEEIIFGEEEVTTGASNDLQQVARVARQMITRFGMSDKLGPVALGRQQGNMFLGRDIMSERDFSEETAASIDEEVRKLVDTAYTRAKDVLVNNRHILDQIAQMLVDKETVDADELQEILANNDVKTAAFA